The Heyndrickxia vini genome contains a region encoding:
- the cydS gene encoding cytochrome bd oxidase small subunit CydS, with the protein MENFLIFYGPFIIVALSIGVGFFAGLKDGPVKKWDKEQES; encoded by the coding sequence ATGGAGAACTTTTTAATTTTCTATGGCCCCTTTATCATTGTTGCCCTTTCAATAGGGGTGGGATTTTTCGCAGGGTTAAAAGACGGACCAGTGAAAAAGTGGGATAAAGAGCAAGAATCATAA
- a CDS encoding cytochrome d ubiquinol oxidase subunit II yields the protein MNLEILGISVLWLFLFGYVIIASIDFGAGFFNAYSVLTGRQHVLTHIIQRYLSPVWEITNVFLVFFFVGMVGFFPKTAFYYGTTLLVPASIGIILLAIRGSYYAFESYGSRGHKGYSFMYGIAGLLIPASLSVVLTISEGGFVTITNGQPVLDYWRLFTSPLTWSIVVLAIAAVLYISAVFLTWYADKAKDVEATRVLRKYALIWAVPLAITVVGIMVELKNHNPEHYGRMVDLWYVFAISALMFFITVWFIWKRRNYGIALALLIGQFAFAFYAYGVSHYPYLLYPHLTLYDSFTNEAMALSLVIAFIAGLCLLIPSLYLVLKLFLFDKEYVRGKENGHV from the coding sequence ATGAATTTAGAAATCCTTGGAATATCGGTTCTTTGGTTGTTTTTATTCGGTTATGTAATAATCGCTTCAATCGACTTTGGTGCCGGATTTTTTAATGCGTATAGCGTGTTAACCGGCCGTCAGCATGTATTGACACATATTATCCAACGATATTTATCACCGGTTTGGGAAATTACGAATGTGTTTTTAGTGTTCTTTTTCGTTGGGATGGTTGGTTTTTTTCCGAAAACAGCTTTTTATTATGGTACAACATTACTCGTACCGGCAAGCATCGGGATTATCTTATTAGCGATCCGCGGAAGCTATTATGCATTCGAATCATACGGTTCACGAGGACATAAAGGATATTCCTTTATGTATGGAATTGCAGGATTGCTCATTCCAGCTTCTTTATCTGTTGTATTAACCATTTCCGAAGGTGGATTTGTAACCATTACGAATGGCCAGCCAGTACTAGATTATTGGCGTTTATTTACTAGTCCTTTAACATGGAGTATTGTCGTATTGGCGATTGCAGCGGTGCTTTATATTTCTGCAGTGTTTCTTACATGGTATGCCGATAAAGCAAAAGATGTGGAGGCAACACGTGTTCTAAGAAAATATGCCTTAATATGGGCAGTACCATTAGCAATTACCGTTGTGGGAATCATGGTGGAATTGAAAAATCATAATCCGGAACATTATGGCCGTATGGTCGATTTGTGGTATGTGTTCGCAATCTCCGCTCTCATGTTTTTCATTACTGTATGGTTTATTTGGAAACGTAGAAATTATGGCATCGCCCTTGCCTTACTTATTGGCCAATTCGCCTTTGCATTTTATGCATATGGTGTATCCCATTATCCATATTTGTTGTATCCACACTTAACTTTATACGATTCCTTTACAAACGAAGCGATGGCTTTATCACTAGTAATTGCGTTTATCGCTGGGCTATGCCTATTAATTCCATCCTTATATTTAGTACTGAAACTGTTTTTATTTGATAAGGAATATGTACGTGGAAAAGAAAATGGTCATGTGTGA
- a CDS encoding cytochrome ubiquinol oxidase subunit I — protein sequence MDGGNSVFYSRVLTELTLSFHIIYATIGVGVPLMIMIAQWIGIKKNDEHYILLARRLARGFVITVAVGVVTGTAIGLQLSLLWPNFMELAGNVIALPLFMETFAFFFEAIFLGIYLYTWDRFENQRKHMLLLIPVAIGASMSAVFITIVNAFMNAPQGFDVVNGELVNIKPILAMLNPAMPTKVGHVLVTAYMTSAFVLASIAAFRMLKGSKHVYHKKSLFLFMKLGLIFSIASLIIGDFSAKYLVKYQPEKLAAAEWHFETSKGAPLVLFGVTDGEEVKYAIKVPYALSILAHSNLNAEVTGLNEFPKDEVPPLYIHYLFDTMVIIGSFMIVFSAIYVFGKIKGWTFITSRWFRRVIVAGGPLSIIALEAGWWLAEVGRQPWILYKYMKVADAATSSEHVDIMLMLFCILYLILGVGSIVVLRRMFRNNPIEQEIADRQAEKGGDLR from the coding sequence ATGGATGGGGGAAATTCAGTATTTTATAGTCGTGTACTAACAGAGCTTACATTATCATTTCATATTATTTATGCGACAATTGGTGTCGGTGTTCCCTTGATGATTATGATTGCACAATGGATTGGGATAAAGAAAAATGATGAGCATTATATTTTACTTGCCAGACGACTTGCGCGAGGATTTGTGATTACAGTTGCTGTCGGAGTAGTAACAGGGACAGCCATAGGATTGCAATTGTCGTTATTATGGCCGAATTTCATGGAACTAGCAGGGAATGTCATTGCACTTCCGCTTTTCATGGAAACCTTTGCCTTTTTCTTTGAAGCAATTTTCTTAGGGATCTATTTGTATACTTGGGATCGATTTGAAAATCAGCGTAAACATATGCTGTTGCTAATACCTGTAGCTATCGGTGCTTCGATGTCAGCTGTTTTCATTACAATTGTGAATGCATTTATGAACGCACCGCAAGGTTTTGATGTGGTGAATGGGGAATTAGTAAATATTAAGCCCATACTAGCGATGCTAAACCCTGCAATGCCAACGAAGGTTGGCCACGTTCTTGTTACAGCCTATATGACATCTGCATTTGTATTGGCATCGATAGCGGCTTTTAGAATGTTAAAAGGATCCAAGCATGTGTATCATAAAAAGTCCCTATTTCTTTTCATGAAATTGGGTTTGATTTTTTCCATTGCTTCGTTAATTATAGGTGATTTTTCAGCGAAATATTTAGTGAAATACCAACCTGAAAAATTAGCCGCAGCAGAATGGCATTTTGAAACAAGTAAAGGGGCACCACTCGTATTATTCGGTGTAACGGATGGCGAAGAGGTGAAGTATGCCATTAAAGTTCCCTATGCCTTAAGTATTCTGGCGCATAGTAATCTAAATGCCGAAGTGACAGGATTAAATGAATTTCCAAAGGATGAAGTTCCTCCACTATATATCCATTATTTGTTTGATACGATGGTTATTATTGGAAGCTTTATGATTGTTTTTTCTGCTATATATGTATTTGGTAAAATCAAAGGATGGACATTTATCACTTCGAGATGGTTCCGAAGGGTAATTGTCGCAGGTGGTCCGTTATCAATCATTGCTCTGGAAGCGGGATGGTGGCTTGCAGAGGTCGGGCGTCAACCATGGATTTTATATAAGTATATGAAGGTAGCGGATGCCGCAACAAGTAGTGAGCATGTTGATATTATGCTCATGCTTTTCTGTATTTTGTATCTGATTCTTGGAGTTGGAAGTATTGTTGTTCTTCGTCGGATGTTCCGCAACAATCCAATTGAACAAGAAATTGCTGATCGTCAGGCTGAAAAGGGCGGTGATTTAAGATGA
- the rlmD gene encoding 23S rRNA (uracil(1939)-C(5))-methyltransferase RlmD — protein MTVTKGETLVTEIRQLDAKGSGQAVVWRENELGNPKKLRLTIPQTLPGEKVRVIVDQPEKRRRKALTEEIIEAHQERVAPQCMHFELCGGCVWQHWDYTGQLKQKTAHVKQAIEAQGFDPTLVQDTIGMEDPWRYRNKMEFTFAKDGSLGLHEAGNFRKIISLETCLIAGKEMVEAAMEVANWTKEYQLKGYDKDTHEGLLRHLMVRQSFANGEMMLALFATESPTGHLKSAVNDLIQRVGEKFPQVKSLLWLENTDWADRTQSEKTHVLAGRDFIYDEMAGYRYRLWFDTFFQTNPTQAQKLVELALEMGQPKKSEKMIDLFCGVGTFSLPFASQVEKLAGIEIVETSIESAKRNAQDNGISNTYFLAKDARKGIDEVLESFGHPELLMLDPPRSGAGGKVMRRIGRSKPERIVYVSCNPDTFATDISELVPFGYTLKMVQPVDLFPHTVHVECVALLVRNEEI, from the coding sequence TTGACTGTTACTAAAGGAGAAACATTGGTTACTGAAATTCGCCAATTAGATGCAAAAGGTTCTGGACAAGCAGTTGTTTGGCGAGAAAATGAACTTGGAAATCCAAAGAAACTAAGGCTTACTATTCCACAAACCCTTCCAGGTGAAAAAGTACGTGTAATTGTAGATCAGCCAGAGAAAAGAAGAAGAAAGGCGCTAACAGAAGAAATTATCGAAGCTCACCAAGAGCGCGTAGCACCTCAGTGCATGCATTTTGAACTATGCGGCGGCTGCGTTTGGCAGCATTGGGATTATACAGGACAATTAAAACAAAAAACCGCACATGTCAAACAGGCAATCGAAGCACAAGGATTTGATCCAACACTTGTTCAAGATACAATCGGAATGGAAGACCCATGGCGTTATCGTAATAAAATGGAATTTACATTTGCAAAAGACGGCTCTCTTGGACTTCATGAGGCAGGTAATTTCAGAAAAATTATCTCTCTTGAAACATGCTTAATTGCAGGAAAAGAAATGGTTGAAGCTGCAATGGAAGTAGCAAATTGGACGAAGGAATATCAACTTAAAGGCTATGATAAAGATACCCATGAAGGATTGTTACGCCATTTAATGGTTCGACAATCATTTGCAAATGGTGAGATGATGCTTGCCCTTTTTGCGACTGAGTCACCAACTGGTCATTTAAAGTCTGCCGTTAACGATTTGATACAACGTGTAGGTGAAAAATTCCCTCAAGTTAAAAGCTTATTATGGCTTGAGAATACAGATTGGGCGGATCGGACGCAATCTGAAAAAACACATGTATTAGCCGGACGTGATTTCATCTATGATGAAATGGCAGGTTATCGTTACCGTCTATGGTTCGATACGTTTTTTCAAACGAATCCAACACAAGCGCAAAAATTAGTTGAACTAGCGTTAGAAATGGGACAACCAAAGAAATCGGAAAAAATGATTGACCTTTTCTGTGGAGTTGGTACCTTCTCTCTTCCTTTTGCGAGCCAAGTAGAAAAACTAGCGGGTATTGAAATCGTAGAAACGTCCATTGAATCAGCAAAACGCAATGCGCAAGATAATGGAATCTCAAACACATACTTTTTAGCGAAAGATGCGCGCAAAGGGATTGATGAAGTACTTGAAAGTTTTGGACATCCTGAATTATTAATGCTTGATCCCCCACGTTCAGGTGCGGGTGGAAAAGTAATGAGAAGAATTGGACGTTCCAAACCAGAACGGATTGTATACGTGTCCTGTAATCCAGACACCTTTGCAACAGATATCAGTGAACTTGTTCCATTTGGATATACACTAAAAATGGTGCAGCCAGTTGATTTATTTCCCCATACAGTGCATGTTGAATGCGTTGCATTACTTGTTAGAAATGAAGAGATTTAA
- a CDS encoding nitroreductase family protein, with protein sequence MEIMDLIKSRRSIGGVDERDVPDEVINELLEAATWAPNHKKTEPWKFRVVKGEGREKLGIEMARIVEASTEGLSEEEAQKKIEKARKGPLRAPAIIIMATSPSGVVPEIEEIVATGCAMQNLLLLATEKGLATIVRTGGIAFEPELNKYLQLDANDKIAGLIYIGYPKKGFNIAAKRIPAEDKTIWFR encoded by the coding sequence ATGGAAATAATGGATTTAATTAAATCACGCCGATCAATTGGCGGGGTGGATGAAAGAGATGTGCCTGATGAGGTCATTAATGAATTACTTGAAGCAGCGACATGGGCGCCTAATCATAAAAAAACGGAACCTTGGAAGTTTCGCGTTGTAAAAGGGGAAGGTCGTGAAAAATTAGGAATAGAAATGGCACGAATTGTGGAAGCAAGCACAGAGGGATTAAGTGAAGAAGAAGCACAAAAAAAGATTGAAAAAGCAAGGAAGGGACCATTAAGAGCACCAGCCATTATTATTATGGCAACAAGCCCTTCCGGAGTGGTTCCGGAAATAGAGGAAATTGTTGCAACCGGTTGCGCGATGCAAAACTTACTGTTGCTCGCAACTGAAAAAGGCTTAGCGACAATTGTTAGAACAGGGGGCATTGCCTTCGAACCGGAATTAAATAAATATCTTCAATTAGACGCAAACGATAAAATAGCCGGCCTTATCTATATCGGTTATCCGAAAAAAGGCTTTAACATTGCTGCAAAACGGATTCCGGCGGAAGACAAGACAATTTGGTTTCGTTAA
- a CDS encoding VOC family protein: MKEKLIRVGTTYLPIKDVSVSASWYVDNLGAELTYMDSDKAILNIANQSLFLVKSKENESANFYDANGEERFSLTFEVNGLAALESIHNDFLKKKIRVGEIENRGHAGRNFIFYDLDGNKFDVWSELSPIFKEKYKID; the protein is encoded by the coding sequence ATGAAGGAGAAATTGATAAGGGTTGGTACAACGTATTTACCTATTAAAGATGTTTCGGTTTCTGCAAGTTGGTATGTGGATAATCTTGGAGCAGAATTGACTTATATGGACAGTGACAAAGCGATTTTAAACATCGCTAATCAGAGCCTTTTTTTAGTCAAATCAAAAGAAAATGAATCAGCGAATTTTTATGACGCTAACGGTGAAGAGCGTTTTTCATTAACCTTTGAAGTTAATGGACTAGCAGCTTTAGAATCGATCCATAATGACTTTCTAAAGAAAAAGATTAGAGTTGGAGAAATAGAAAACAGAGGCCATGCGGGAAGAAATTTTATATTTTACGATCTAGATGGAAATAAGTTTGATGTGTGGAGCGAATTAAGCCCAATTTTCAAGGAGAAATATAAAATTGATTAA
- a CDS encoding glutathione peroxidase: MDIYQFSAQLINGEEKKLSDYKGKVLLIVNTASKCGFTKQFAQLQDLYQKYEKEGLEILGFPCNQFRNQDPGSNQEIAEFCSLNYNVSFPMFEKVDVNGEHAHPIFQYLTSQAPGMLGTKKIKWNFTKFLIDRQGKVVNRFGSATEPEKMENDIKKLLNY; this comes from the coding sequence GTGGATATTTATCAATTTTCTGCTCAATTAATCAATGGTGAAGAAAAAAAGTTGTCGGATTATAAGGGGAAGGTCCTTTTAATTGTTAATACAGCTAGTAAATGCGGATTTACAAAACAGTTTGCGCAATTACAGGACTTATATCAAAAATACGAAAAGGAAGGACTCGAAATCCTTGGTTTTCCATGTAATCAATTTCGTAATCAAGATCCCGGAAGCAATCAGGAGATTGCTGAATTCTGCTCTTTAAATTATAATGTATCCTTTCCAATGTTTGAAAAAGTGGATGTGAATGGGGAACACGCACACCCAATCTTTCAATATTTAACTTCTCAGGCACCAGGCATGTTAGGCACGAAAAAAATAAAATGGAATTTCACTAAATTTTTGATTGATCGACAAGGGAAGGTTGTTAATAGATTTGGCTCTGCAACAGAACCAGAGAAAATGGAAAATGATATTAAAAAACTGCTAAATTATTAG
- a CDS encoding low molecular weight protein tyrosine phosphatase family protein produces MKLLFICSRNKWRSLTAEKIFHEVSGHHVRSAGTENNARIKVNSGHIGWADLIFVMEKKHIRRLREKFGTMLNGDKKVICLDIPDEYTLMDEELIEILRSRVSEHIEIF; encoded by the coding sequence ATAAAGTTATTATTTATATGTAGTCGCAACAAGTGGAGAAGTTTAACTGCCGAGAAAATTTTCCACGAAGTGAGCGGACATCATGTTCGATCTGCTGGGACAGAGAACAATGCCCGTATCAAAGTAAATAGCGGTCATATCGGTTGGGCGGATTTAATATTTGTTATGGAAAAGAAACACATCAGGAGACTGCGAGAAAAATTTGGAACAATGCTGAATGGGGATAAGAAAGTCATTTGTTTAGATATTCCTGATGAATACACATTAATGGATGAAGAACTTATAGAGATTCTAAGGTCAAGAGTTTCAGAACATATCGAAATATTTTAA
- a CDS encoding DNA/RNA non-specific endonuclease: MKKKISYLILLLTAIFIVGCTNVEDVSNTDGKADSQEVTTKNSEKEKTTIEKQVVGETSPQSKDQLFKGYKLIEVDGGDLSGHREPNVVVDIGFGDREYWSFTNENGQLVRVIANKIVLQNDRTEPVTSSGRYYPDEAKVPGVERADLDEGHIIADSLGGVSNAYNITPQDSTLNRHGDQAYMEDAIRKAGGATNFEAIITYPNTKTQIPSHYKYTYTLKGNKIVDEFDNGNPDEINKSLGLTEGKSTNSNKPASSNKSNASHGAEDISSVDTDGNGQVTIKEAKAAGYSMPITRDHWLYPYMKDNDNDGMVGE; this comes from the coding sequence ATGAAAAAGAAAATAAGTTATTTAATCTTACTTCTAACTGCCATCTTTATAGTTGGTTGTACTAATGTAGAAGATGTATCGAATACTGATGGGAAAGCTGATTCACAAGAAGTAACTACAAAAAATAGTGAAAAAGAAAAAACTACGATTGAAAAACAAGTAGTAGGGGAAACATCACCTCAATCAAAAGATCAACTGTTCAAAGGTTACAAACTAATTGAAGTTGATGGTGGTGATTTGTCTGGACATCGCGAACCTAACGTCGTTGTTGACATTGGCTTTGGGGACCGAGAGTATTGGTCCTTTACGAATGAAAACGGGCAATTAGTCCGTGTCATTGCTAACAAAATCGTTCTACAAAATGATCGTACCGAACCTGTAACATCTTCTGGCAGATACTACCCTGATGAAGCAAAAGTTCCTGGTGTCGAAAGAGCAGATTTAGATGAAGGACATATTATTGCAGATTCTCTTGGTGGGGTATCAAATGCATATAATATTACGCCACAAGATAGTACGCTTAATCGACATGGTGATCAAGCATATATGGAAGACGCTATTCGTAAAGCTGGTGGAGCTACTAATTTTGAAGCAATAATTACATATCCTAATACGAAAACGCAGATTCCTTCTCATTACAAGTATACTTACACTTTAAAAGGAAATAAAATTGTAGATGAATTTGATAACGGCAATCCTGATGAAATAAATAAATCTCTCGGATTAACTGAAGGTAAATCAACTAACTCAAATAAGCCAGCAAGTTCTAATAAGTCCAATGCTTCGCATGGCGCTGAAGATATTTCTAGCGTTGATACAGATGGAAATGGTCAAGTAACGATTAAAGAAGCAAAAGCAGCAGGTTACAGCATGCCAATCACGAGGGATCACTGGTTATACCCATATATGAAAGATAATGATAACGACGGAATGGTAGGGGAATAA
- a CDS encoding GrpB family protein, producing MKLGLKRDEVRLETHTVEWHKEFHRVKQEILKSTPIRENRIEHIGSTAIKDMVAKPILDLVVGVDDIENVDKVIFQGLKEAGFLRLRVQLPNEIVLAKFTDESYEEKTHYIHLVEYDSELWRNLIFFRDYLNSNQTAREQYKNLKIEFVKEKNGGINEYTDYKEQFVSEIYGKRI from the coding sequence ATGAAATTGGGACTAAAACGAGATGAAGTAAGATTAGAAACACATACAGTTGAATGGCATAAAGAGTTTCATAGAGTTAAACAGGAAATTCTAAAATCAACCCCTATTCGGGAAAATCGAATTGAACATATTGGAAGCACTGCTATTAAGGATATGGTTGCAAAACCAATATTGGATCTAGTTGTGGGTGTAGATGATATCGAAAATGTTGATAAAGTTATTTTTCAAGGGTTAAAAGAGGCAGGGTTTTTAAGACTTCGAGTACAACTTCCAAATGAAATCGTGCTTGCCAAGTTTACTGATGAATCCTATGAAGAAAAGACACACTACATTCATTTGGTTGAATATGATAGTGAACTTTGGAGAAATTTAATATTCTTTAGGGATTACTTAAATTCAAACCAAACTGCACGAGAACAATATAAAAATTTAAAAATAGAGTTTGTAAAAGAAAAAAATGGTGGAATTAATGAATATACAGACTATAAGGAACAATTTGTGAGTGAAATATATGGGAAAAGAATATAA
- a CDS encoding alpha/beta fold hydrolase, which yields MAFFETSDGVKLYYQQKGEGQPIVLVHGWSSDHTAFDQPFEELSKKFNVVSFDLRGHGASDRPEHGLTLKRFASDLEELMEHLNLMNVTLVGHSMGVSTTFEYVKNFGVSRLKAVSLFDMTPKLVNEEDWNLGLYHGKYTREDSLNDLTVINDSLMEFAKPFFKVIVPYLTGEMMEEQLNLVVNGNTPHVLAAMWHAMAVGDYRDVLPQITVPTQIVYGEKSTLYSKETAEYMKEQIPNSEVIPFENCTHLLVAEDVVKTAKVIEELASSMVNS from the coding sequence ATGGCATTTTTCGAAACAAGTGACGGCGTCAAATTGTATTATCAGCAAAAAGGAGAAGGACAACCGATTGTGCTCGTCCATGGCTGGTCATCGGATCATACAGCATTCGATCAACCATTTGAAGAATTGAGCAAAAAGTTCAATGTAGTGTCTTTTGATTTGAGAGGACATGGCGCTTCTGATCGCCCGGAGCATGGTTTGACATTGAAGAGATTCGCTTCCGATTTGGAAGAACTAATGGAGCATCTTAACTTGATGAATGTCACATTAGTTGGACACTCGATGGGGGTTTCTACGACATTCGAGTATGTAAAAAACTTCGGTGTATCCAGATTGAAGGCCGTATCGTTGTTCGACATGACACCAAAATTAGTCAATGAAGAGGATTGGAATTTAGGTCTTTATCACGGTAAATATACGCGGGAAGACTCATTGAATGATTTGACAGTGATCAATGATAGCTTGATGGAATTCGCAAAGCCTTTCTTTAAAGTGATCGTCCCATACTTGACTGGTGAAATGATGGAAGAGCAGCTCAATTTAGTAGTCAACGGCAATACCCCTCATGTATTAGCGGCAATGTGGCATGCGATGGCAGTTGGCGATTATCGTGACGTGTTACCACAAATCACTGTACCAACACAAATTGTGTATGGAGAAAAGAGTACACTTTACTCAAAAGAAACAGCGGAATACATGAAGGAACAGATTCCGAATTCTGAAGTGATTCCGTTTGAAAACTGCACGCACTTATTAGTTGCGGAAGATGTAGTAAAAACAGCAAAAGTAATTGAAGAACTTGCAAGTTCTATGGTGAATTCATAA
- a CDS encoding putative quinol monooxygenase, producing the protein MTNQQVQLNIRFKAKPGKKEEFRKELFSLIEEMSSEKAFISAIVSDDLDQPDDLIIYETWQGTRDSWLAEEFIKPYRKDYEGTLGDLIVDRSVSWLQPNREWGSHITNAY; encoded by the coding sequence ATGACCAATCAACAAGTTCAACTCAATATTCGTTTTAAGGCTAAACCAGGGAAGAAAGAAGAATTCCGCAAGGAGCTATTTTCCCTAATTGAGGAGATGTCATCCGAAAAGGCATTTATTAGCGCTATTGTTTCGGACGATCTGGATCAGCCGGATGACTTGATCATTTATGAAACATGGCAAGGCACGAGAGATAGCTGGCTTGCGGAAGAATTTATTAAACCATACCGCAAGGATTACGAAGGAACACTGGGCGATTTAATTGTGGATAGAAGCGTCAGCTGGTTGCAACCTAACCGTGAATGGGGAAGTCATATAACGAATGCATATTAA
- a CDS encoding SDR family NAD(P)-dependent oxidoreductase, with amino-acid sequence MGKFEGKIALVTGGTSGIGLATAQKFVNEGAYVYITGRRQNELDKAVNQIGKNVTGVQGDISKLEDLDKLYDLIKQEKGKLDILFANAGIGNFLPLGRITEEQVDRTFDINVKGTIFTVQKALSLFPNKVGSIIVTGSTAGSIGNPAFSVYGASKAALRALVRSWILDLKGTEIRVNVVSPGGILTPAYDELFGDALKEVLENSRNTVPAGKIGTPEEVANAVSFLASDESSYLTGVELFVDGGLAQV; translated from the coding sequence ATGGGTAAATTTGAAGGTAAAATAGCGCTTGTAACGGGTGGAACAAGTGGGATTGGTCTTGCTACAGCACAAAAATTTGTAAACGAAGGTGCATATGTTTATATCACGGGACGTAGACAAAACGAACTTGATAAAGCTGTTAACCAAATTGGCAAGAACGTAACCGGTGTTCAAGGTGATATTTCTAAGCTTGAAGACTTAGACAAACTATATGACCTTATAAAGCAGGAAAAAGGTAAGTTGGACATTCTTTTTGCTAATGCAGGAATTGGAAACTTCCTTCCATTAGGTAGAATTACTGAAGAGCAGGTTGATAGAACGTTCGACATTAACGTTAAAGGAACCATCTTTACTGTTCAAAAAGCGTTATCACTATTCCCGAACAAAGTAGGTTCTATTATTGTAACAGGCTCTACTGCTGGTTCAATTGGCAACCCAGCGTTTAGTGTATATGGAGCATCTAAAGCAGCATTAAGAGCACTAGTTCGCAGCTGGATTCTTGACCTAAAAGGTACTGAAATCCGTGTAAATGTGGTTAGTCCAGGAGGTATTCTTACACCTGCATACGATGAGCTTTTTGGTGATGCACTTAAAGAGGTACTGGAAAATAGCAGAAATACTGTTCCAGCTGGAAAAATTGGGACACCTGAAGAAGTAGCAAACGCTGTATCTTTCCTTGCTTCAGACGAAAGCAGTTACTTGACGGGTGTTGAATTGTTCGTAGATGGCGGGCTAGCACAGGTATAA
- a CDS encoding winged helix-turn-helix transcriptional regulator, translating to MKKFSCGFEVTKEVIGGKWKGLVLYFLMNGPKRTSELKRIVPDITQKMLIQTLRELEDSGLVSRKIYNQVPPKVEYSSTELGESLKPILQELCQWGSHYAEQVYPEGEFEIAQPEEAS from the coding sequence TTGAAAAAATTTAGTTGTGGTTTTGAAGTGACAAAGGAAGTTATTGGCGGAAAATGGAAAGGTCTTGTATTATACTTTTTAATGAATGGACCAAAGAGAACGAGTGAATTAAAGCGCATTGTCCCAGATATAACTCAGAAAATGCTGATTCAAACACTTAGAGAGCTTGAAGACAGTGGACTTGTGAGCAGAAAGATATATAATCAAGTACCACCGAAGGTTGAATATTCATCCACTGAACTTGGAGAATCTCTTAAACCTATCTTGCAGGAGCTCTGTCAATGGGGAAGCCATTATGCGGAGCAAGTGTATCCAGAAGGTGAATTTGAAATCGCACAACCAGAAGAGGCTTCTTAA